Proteins encoded in a region of the Arvicanthis niloticus isolate mArvNil1 chromosome 16, mArvNil1.pat.X, whole genome shotgun sequence genome:
- the LOC117721604 gene encoding uncharacterized protein LOC117721604: MVNHYKKIVLLFGLEYINDYNFRVLKSLLIHDLKLTKKMQDDYDRIKIADLMEEKFPEDAGLNKLIEVFEDIPELGDRVDILWKEMEKVKNKTKIKSESSTPPLTSNMKIWEAEPAMKTSSSKESKDTISVSPDIMTTQFGEEEPNIPELSATSTYPAECEPLTPQEFPTTASSLQTPLEPPKISSTILATSQASSAPCPTHDKASHVSPVTVSSSIQTIQPFQKTSTLSCSHQATLESPKADPSGVQTFRMTPATMTSGHNCPQVPAAAVASRFNKPQVTPATLPSSVQAPWMPQATVASSVQTLRMTTAKMTGGCNAPQVPAATGSNSHSTPQITQATVPSSAHSLSIPRAALPSSVQTLRMTTAKRTSGCNSPQVSGSRVPVNYSTPQMTQATVPSSSQNFQMTIPAVTSDCKSPQVSGSRVPVSCNNPHVTPARVTSSVQTLRMTTAKMTSGCNSPQVSGSRVPVSYSTPQMTQATVPSSSQNFQMTIPAVTSDCKSPQVSGSRVPVNCNNPHVTPARVTSSVQTLRMTTAKMTSGCNSPQVSGSRVPVSYSTPQMTPATVPSSSQNFQMTIAAMTSGCKSPQVSGSREPASYNNPPVTPATVPSSAQTFGMTSAAMTSGCNSPQISIKISRVPVSYSTPQITQATVPSSSQNFQMTIAATTSDCKSPQVSGSRVPVSYNNPQMTPATVPSSSQNFQMTIAAMTSGYKSPQVSGSRVPVSYNNPPVTPATVPSSAQTFGMTSAAMTSGCNNPQVSAATVSSSYSNAPQVSSATMPRSFSAMPVSPEIPLKKPRLKNVPKQPSEEDGHQQGSKQVMVLKATDPFTYDMTENKRMFHATVATETEFFRVKVFDIALRNKFTPRKVIVISHYKSCNGFLEIDEESSVTEVDGNNVMNIPSSLIKSANATPKINTLCKQEYLYTSGKTFVNGIFTVYMKTVKSESINYGIEDKTGRMEVVVSGQFANMHCKPGDKLSLFCFELSYSLDTWQLRSVRHSFMQVIQARRRDHEPPNLDTIIETAQTPHSWIPEQQW; encoded by the exons ATGGTGAATCACTACAAGAAAATTGTTCTTCTGTTCGGATTAGAATATATCAATGACTATAACTTTAGAGTCCTTAAGTCTTTACTGATCCATGACCTAAAACTGACTAAGAAAATGCAGGATGATTATGACAGAATTAAGATTGCTGACTTAATGGAAGAAAAGTTCCCAGAGGATGCTGGATTGAACAAACTGATAGAAGTATTCGAAGATATTCCAGAACTTGGCGATCGTGTTGATATACTttggaaagagatggagaaag ttaaaaataaaaccaaaataaaatctgAATCCAGCACTCCCCCACTGACCTCCAACATGAAGATTTGGGAAGCAGAACCAGCTATGAAGACATCTTCATCAAAG GAAAGCAAAGACACTATCTCTGTATCGCCTGACATCATGACAACACAGTTTGGGGAGGAAGAGCCTAACATTCCAGAACTTTCAGCAACCAGCACATACCCAGCTGAGTGTGAACCCCTGACACCTCAGGAGTTTCCAACaacagcctccagcctccagaccCCCCTGGAGCCTCCAAAAATATCATCCACCATATTGGCAACATCTCAggcttcttcagcaccatgtcccACCCATGACAAGGCTTCTCATGTGTCTCCAGTGACAGTCTCCAGCAGCATCCAGACCATCCAGCCCTTTCAGAAAACCTCAACACTTTCTTGTAGTCACCAGGCTACTCTGGAGTCTCCCAAAGCAGATCCCAGCGGTGTCCAGACCTTTCGCATGACCCCAGCAACAATGACCAGTGGTCATAATTGTCCTCAGGTGCCTGCAGCAGCAGTGGCCAGCAGATTTAATAAACCTCAGGTGACCCCAGCAACATTGCCAAGCAGTGTCCAGGCCCCGTGGATGCCTCAAGCTACAGTGGCCAGCAGTGTCCAGACCTTGCGAATGACCACAGCAAAAATGACCGGTGGTTGTAATGCTCCTCAGGTGCCTGCAGCAACAGGATCTAACAGTCACAGTACCCCTCAGATTACCCAAGCAACAGTGCCCAGCAGTGCTCATTCCCTTTCGATACCTCGAGCAGCATTGCCCAGCAGCGTCCAGACCTTGCGAATGACCACAGCAAAAAGGACCAGTGGTTGTAATAGTCCTCAGGTATCTGGATCAAGGGTACCTGTCAATTACAGTACCCCTCAGATGACCCAAGCAACAGTGCCCAGCAGTTCCCAGAATTTTCAAATGACCATACCAGCAGTGACCAGTGATTGTAAAAGTCCTCAGGTATCTGGATCAAGAGTACCTGTCAGTTGCAATAACCCTCATGTGACTCCAGCCAGGGTGACCAGCAGTGTCCAGACCTTGCGAATGACCACAGCAAAAATGACCAGTGGTTGTAATAGTCCTCAGGTATCTGGATCAAGGGTACCTGTCAGTTACAGTACCCCTCAGATGACCCAAGCAACAGTGCCCAGCAGTTCCCAGAACTTTCAAATGACCATACCAGCAGTGACCAGTGATTGTAAAAGTCCTCAGGTATCTGGATCAAGAGTACCTGTAAATTGCAATAACCCTCATGTGACTCCAGCCAGAGTGACCAGCAGTGTCCAGACCTTGCGAATGACCACAGCAAAAATGACCAGTGGTTGTAATAGTCCTCAGGTATCTGGATCAAGAGTACCTGTCAGTTATAGTACCCCTCAGATGACCCCAGCAACAGTGCCCAGCAGTTCCCAGAACTTTCAAATGACCATAGCAGCAATGACCAGTGGTTGCAAAAGTCCTCAGGTATCTGGATCAAGAGAACCTGCCAGTTACAATAACCCTCCTGTGACTCCAGCCACAGTGCCCAGCAGTGCCCAAACCTTTGGAATGACCTCAGCAGCAATGACCAGTGGTTGTAATAGTCCTCAGATATCTATCAAGATATCAAGAGTACCTGTCAGTTATAGTACCCCTCAGATTACCCAAGCAACAGTGCCCAGCAGTTCCCAGAACTTTCAAATGACCATAGCAGCAACGACCAGTGATTGTAAAAGTCCTCAGGTATCTGGATCAAGAGTGCCTGTCAGTTACAATAACCCTCAGATGACCCCAGCAACAGTGCCCAGCAGCTCCCAGAACTTTCAAATGACCATAGCAGCAATGACCAGTGGTTACAAAAGTCCTCAGGTATCTGGATCAAGAGTACCTGTCAGTTACAATAACCCTCCTGTGACTCCAGCCACAGTGCCCAGCAGTGCCCAAACCTTTGGAATGACCTCAGCAGCAATGACCAGTGGTTGTAATAATCCTCAGGTGTCTGCAGCAACAGTATCCAGCAGTTACAGTAATGCCCCTCAGGTGTCTTCTGCAACAATGCCCAGGAGTTTTTCTGCTATGCCAGTGTCTCCAGAAATACCACTCAAG AAACCAAGACTGAAGAATGTACCTAAACAACCTTCTGAAGAAGATGGTCACCAGCAAGGTTCCAAACAAGTGATGGTGTTAAAAGCAACAGACCCGTTCACATATGACatgacagaaaacaaaaggaTGTTCCATGCCACTGTGGCTACTGAGACTGAATTCTTCAGAGTGAAGGTGTTTGACATAGCCCTCAGAAACAAGTTCACCCCCAGGAAAGTCATTGTCATCTCGCATTATAAAAGCTGCAACGGGTTTCTAGAGATAGACGAAGAGTCCTCCGTAACAGAGGTGGACGGCAACAATGTGATGAATATCCCATCTTCCCTGATAAAAAGCGCCAACGCAACACCTAAAATTAATACTCTTTGTAAACAAGAGTATTTGTACACAAGCGGAAAAACATTTGTGAATGGAATATTCACCGTATATATG aaaacagtGAAGAGTGAATCCATTAACTACGGAATAGAAGACAAAACAGGGAGGATGGAAGTGGTGGTCTCCGGACAATTTGCCAATATGCACTGTAAGCCTGGGGATAAGCTCAGTCTCTTCTGCTTTGAGCTGAGCTACAGTTTGGATACGTGGCAGCTGAGATCTGTGAGGCACAGTTTTATGCAG